In Littorina saxatilis isolate snail1 linkage group LG8, US_GU_Lsax_2.0, whole genome shotgun sequence, a single genomic region encodes these proteins:
- the LOC138973053 gene encoding serine/threonine-protein kinase Chk1-like — MAGLLSTTLTGSMEAIHMAPVNEAHLKTSSSQPPALELNSSNLKTSSDTASAQESLQQTTAAGSENDSSVLNSSRDVNARNVQQSSNSSNYQSKDNPKSQGGSVTDKSRTENKDKTASPATAGNVNDRASLSKTKSMKRKRCDEDSESEKKSAAKKGGAERVSVEKTEEDEQTRSPAASKGRATFFVKDWEFVQVLGEGAYGEVKLAYNVKTREAVAVKIVDTSEKGVVWDDVRKEVCIHRMISHQNIIKFYGVRREGDIQYLFLEYASGGELFDRIEPDVGMPQAEAQKYFRQLIDGVEYLHSKGIAHRDIKPENLLLDENDDLKIADFGLATIFRYQEKWRYLERLCGSAPYLAPEVINNKPYRAEPADLWSCGIVFVAMLGGELPWDAAVLACVEYVNWRECHIEYRPWNKIDNLALCLLRRLLVDKPEKRYTITDIRKNQWFNKNFSKDRASQLSEGPLRKRGRTSESDHSPGLMTCSQPTHSTITKVPSDPECLRSIKELGDGSSGTSYTNAQISFSQPAQADDMLLSSQFNGTQSSSQTPMQKLVRRMTRFFSKQSRSEVHEELDRVFSLLGYNFKHCTSHVLTVHTTDRRQSPLTFKTMILEMGESFLIDFRLSKGDGLEFKRHFIRIREHMKSVICKVPPSWPNISYI, encoded by the exons ATGGCGGGTCTTCTGTCCACCACCCTCACTGGGTCTATGGAAGCCATTCATATGGCGCCAGTTAACGAAGCACACCTGAAAACTTCCAGCAGTCAACCCCCAGCCCTTGAACTAAATTCttcaaatttaaaaacaagcaGTGATACAGCAAGCGCTCAAGAAAGTCTGCAGCAAACAACAGCTGCCGGATCTGAAAATGACTCGTCAGTACTGAATTCATCAAGAGATGTGAACGCTAGAAATGTACAACAATCTTCAAACTCTTCGAACTACCAGAGCAAAGACAATCCGAAAAGCCAAGGCGGTTCAGTGACAGACAAGAGCCGGAcagaaaacaaagacaaaactgCCTCACCCGCCACTGCCGGTAATGTAAATGACAGAGCGAGCCTTTCCAAGACAAAGTCGATGAAAAGAAAACGCTGCGATGAGGATAGCGAGAGTGAAAAGAAATCAGCTGCCAAGAAAGGGGGCGCTGAGAGGGTATCGGTTGAGAAGACGGAGGAAGACGAACAGACCAGAAGCCCCGCAGCGTCCAAAGGAAGGGCGACGTTCTTCGTCAAGGACTGGGAGTTTGTGCAGGTTCTGGGTGAAGGGGCTTATGGAGA AGTAAAGCTGGCATACAATGTCAAGACGAGGGAAGCAGTGGCTGTGAAAATTGTCGACACCTCAGAGAAGGGAGTTGTCTGGGATGATGTGCGCAAAGAG gTTTGCATTCACAGAATGATCTCACATCAGAACATAATCAAGTTTTATGGAGTCAGGAGGGAAGGCGATATACAGTATCTCTTTCTGGAGTACGCTAGTGGTGGAGAACTCTTCGACAGAATTG AACCTGATGTTGGAATGCCACAGGCAGAGGCCCAGAAGTACTTTCGTCAGCTGATTGATGGTGTG GAGTATCTTCACAGCAAGGGCATTGCTCACAGAGACATTAAGCCAGAGAACCTGCTGTTGGATGAGAATG ATGACTTGAAGATCGCAGACTTCGGCCTGGCGACCATTTTCCGCTACCAGGAAAAATGGCGCTACCTGGAGAGGCTGTGCGGCTCGGCTCCTTACCTGGCTCCAGAGGTCATAAACAACAAGCCCTACAGAGCGGAGCCGGCTGACTTATGGTCCTGTGGCATTGTCTTTGTGGCCATGCTTGGCGGAG AGTTGCCCTGGGATGCCGCTGTGTTGGCCTGTGTGGAATATGTGAATTGGAGGGAGTGTCACATTGAGTACAGACCCTGGAACAAGATTGACAATCTGGCATTGT GTCTGCTCCGAAGGCTGTTGGTAGATAAGCCAGAGAAACGATACACCATCACAGATATTCGTAAGAACCAGTGGTTCAACAAAAACTTCTCCAAGG ATAGGGCATCACAGCTCTCCGAGGGCCCGCTGCGTAAACGAGGTCGAACTTCTGAGTCAGATCATTCTCCTGG GCTCATGACCTGCTCACAGCCTACTCATAGTACGATCACCAAAGTCCCCAGCGATCCGGAATGTCTGAGATCTATCAAAGAGTTGGGAGACGGCTCATCAGGCACGTCCTACACCAACGCTCAAATCAGCTTCTCTCAGCCCGCTCAGGCTGACGACATGTTGCTCAGCTCTCAGTTTAACGGGACTCAGTCCTCGTCTCAG ACCCCCATGCAGAAGTTGGTTCGGCGGATGACCCGGTTCTTCTCCAAGCAGTCGCGCTCCGAGGTGCATGAGGAGCTGGACAGAGTGTTCTCCCTTCTGGGCTACAACTTCAAACACTGTACCTCTCATGTG TTGACGGTTCACACCACTGACAGACGCCAGTCTCCACTGACATTCAAAACCATGATTCTGGAGATGGGGGAGAGCTTTCTCATCGACTTCAGGTTGTCCAAG GGTGATGGTTTGGAGTTCAAGCGACACTTCATCAGAATTCGCGAGCACATGAAATCCGTCATCTGCAAGGTTCCTCCCTCCTGGCCAAACATCTCTTACATCTGA